The Spiroplasma endosymbiont of Crioceris asparagi genome contains the following window.
TAATAGAGTTGTAGATAAAATCAAACCATTAACATATGGCGGCGGAGCGGTTGAAATTTTTGATTCGGAAAATGACTATAAGATAACTGATAGTCCATCGAAATTTGAAGCTGGGACACCGAATCTAGCCGCGATATATTCTTTTATAGAAGTGTTTAAATGATTTGAAACAATTGATTTTAATAATCTTTTAAATATAGAAAAAGAATTAAAAAAATATTTAGTATCGCAAATCAATCAATTGAAATTAGATGATATAGATTTTTTTAATTTAGATTCAGATCAACCAATTTTGATTTTCAGAGATAAAAATATAAACCCCCAAGATTTTGCTTTATTCTTAAAAGAAAAATATAATATTGTTTCGCGCTCTGGAGAGAATTGTGCCAAACTTATTTCTCAAATAATTGGTACTAAAAAAGTGAATAGAATATCAATAAGTTTCTTAAATACTAAAGAAGAAATTGATAAATTAATTGATGGGTTTAAAACAAAAGCAGAATGATATAAATATTCATTATAGGAGATAAAAATGAGTACATGATTAATGGATAACTATACAAATCCTGAATATAAGAAAACTTTAATTGGGGACAATGTTTTTTCTAAAAGATATAGTGCAAAATCATGTAACGATGACATAACACTATTTTTTGATATTAAAAATGATGTGATAAATGATGTTGGGTTTGACGGAGAAGGCTGTGCATTATCAATAGCATGTGCCAATTCCTTTTGTCGGTTAATAAAACAGCAAAATGTTGCTGAAGCAAAAATGCTTGCCAATAAATTTTTATTAGCAATAGAAAATAAAAAACTTACAGAAAATCTTGATAATGAACTTGCTAATTTTGAAAAAAATATAATAACAGGAAAAAGAAAAATTTGTTTATCAATTGTTCCAAATATAATTAATACTATTTAAATATTAATAAGCATATTTTTAGTTTTAAAGTGTATAATTTGATTAGGAGAATAGAAAGACATGTATAAAAAAGATCAAAAAATTATGGTCAAAGTTACAAGTATTGTAAATTATGGTGCTTTTTGTGAGACATTAGATCAAGGTGATGTTTGAAAAGGTTTAATTCATATTTCTGAGTTGTCAGATTTTTTTGTAAATGATATTTCTGAGTTCTTAAATGTTGGTGACGAAATTGAAGTTTCTGTTATTTCATCTATTGATGATAAAAGACAGTTAAAATTAAGTTACAAAGC
Protein-coding sequences here:
- a CDS encoding iron-sulfur cluster assembly scaffold protein, whose protein sequence is MSTWLMDNYTNPEYKKTLIGDNVFSKRYSAKSCNDDITLFFDIKNDVINDVGFDGEGCALSIACANSFCRLIKQQNVAEAKMLANKFLLAIENKKLTENLDNELANFEKNIITGKRKICLSIVPNIINTI
- a CDS encoding S1 RNA-binding domain-containing protein translates to MYKKDQKIMVKVTSIVNYGAFCETLDQGDVWKGLIHISELSDFFVNDISEFLNVGDEIEVSVISSIDDKRQLKLSYKAIRPELLKKEQKIVETGKGAETLKNNTKKSISK